A genomic region of Betaproteobacteria bacterium contains the following coding sequences:
- a CDS encoding CBS domain-containing protein: MLREYIPLHATAVQRDVTYHEPSQDVPARVTLDSHALDCMTDLRQVTAVTGRVDETIDAANDHMKQCGVRLLLVIDEARRVKGVISAADIVGERPMQVVQSRGVRRSDVLVRDVMTPQEELHVLHMEDVRLAKVGHIVATLKAAGRQHAVVVDLDQHGHQKVRGIFSASQIARQLGVVIQTTEVARTFAEVEAMLARGK; encoded by the coding sequence ATGCTGCGCGAATACATTCCACTGCACGCCACGGCGGTGCAGCGCGATGTCACCTACCATGAACCGAGTCAGGACGTGCCCGCCCGGGTGACGCTGGACAGCCATGCGCTGGACTGCATGACGGACCTGCGGCAGGTGACGGCAGTGACGGGTCGCGTGGACGAGACCATCGACGCCGCCAACGACCACATGAAGCAGTGCGGCGTGCGATTGCTGCTCGTCATCGACGAGGCGCGGCGCGTCAAGGGCGTGATCTCGGCCGCAGACATCGTGGGCGAGCGTCCCATGCAGGTCGTGCAAAGCCGCGGCGTGCGGCGATCCGATGTGCTCGTCCGCGATGTCATGACGCCGCAGGAAGAACTGCACGTGCTGCACATGGAGGACGTGCGTCTCGCCAAGGTCGGTCACATCGTTGCGACATTGAAGGCGGCGGGGCGGCAGCACGCGGTGGTGGTGGACCTCGATCAGCACGGGCATCAGAAGGTTCGGGGCATTTTCTCGGCATCGCAGATCGCGCGGCAGCTCGGCGTGGTCATACAGACGACCGAGGTCGCGCGCACCTTTGCCGAAGTCGAGGCCATGCTCGCGCGAGGCAAGTAG
- a CDS encoding RNA pyrophosphohydrolase, whose product MIDRDGYRPNVGIVLCNNRNEVFWGKRVREHAWQFPQGGIKQGETPEEAMYRELGEEVGLCPQHVRILGRTRDWLRYDVPEHWVRREWRGSYRGQKQIWFLLKMVGRDCDVSLRASAKPEFDAWRWHEYWVPLESVIEFKRDVYQRALTELARFLPTRSARWRRTGAGAR is encoded by the coding sequence ATGATTGACCGGGATGGGTACAGACCCAATGTCGGCATCGTCCTGTGCAACAACCGGAACGAGGTTTTCTGGGGCAAGCGGGTTCGCGAACACGCATGGCAGTTTCCGCAAGGCGGCATCAAGCAGGGTGAAACGCCCGAAGAGGCGATGTATCGGGAACTGGGGGAGGAAGTCGGATTGTGTCCGCAGCACGTCAGAATCCTCGGCCGGACGCGGGATTGGCTGCGCTACGACGTACCCGAGCACTGGGTGCGGCGCGAGTGGCGCGGCAGCTATCGCGGGCAGAAACAGATCTGGTTCCTGCTCAAGATGGTCGGGCGCGACTGTGATGTGTCCCTGCGCGCGAGCGCCAAGCCGGAGTTCGATGCCTGGCGCTGGCACGAGTACTGGGTGCCGCTGGAGTCGGTGATCGAGTTCAAACGCGACGTGTATCAGCGGGCGCTGACCGAGCTGGCACGATTTCTCCCGACGCGCTCGGCACGCTGGCGGCGCACGGGCGCCGGCGCGAGATAG
- a CDS encoding spermidine synthase, producing the protein MPRHPRFRIHKEATAHASVEVSEHDGVRYLHLGSDTVQSAMRIARPSDLELSYTRCMLAFLLFVPMPLHVVMIGLGGGSLAKFVLSRMPLTRVTAVEINPQVIAAARQFFALPRLPGRLAVETGDGSAFVQGLAGAADVLFVDGYGTDAAAPELATPVFYEDCERALADNGVLVTNLFTDQPGLPHHLRLLERAFPERLLLLADESRGNLIALGFVRAQGRPSWRTLERRAGELEAQYGVEFSRFVERLRERNAHDSRRLFI; encoded by the coding sequence ATGCCGAGACATCCCCGCTTCCGCATCCACAAAGAGGCTACCGCGCACGCGAGCGTCGAGGTGAGCGAGCACGACGGCGTGCGCTATCTGCATCTGGGCAGCGACACGGTCCAGAGCGCCATGCGGATCGCGCGCCCGAGCGACCTCGAACTCTCGTACACCCGGTGCATGCTCGCCTTTCTGCTGTTCGTCCCGATGCCGCTGCACGTCGTGATGATCGGTCTCGGCGGCGGTTCGCTGGCGAAGTTCGTCCTCTCCCGCATGCCGCTCACGCGAGTCACCGCGGTCGAGATCAATCCGCAGGTGATCGCCGCCGCACGGCAGTTCTTTGCCTTGCCCCGGCTGCCAGGGCGGTTGGCGGTCGAGACCGGGGACGGCTCGGCGTTCGTACAGGGGCTCGCTGGCGCCGCGGACGTGCTGTTCGTGGACGGCTACGGAACGGACGCCGCCGCGCCGGAACTCGCGACGCCGGTCTTCTACGAGGATTGCGAGCGCGCGCTCGCCGACAATGGCGTGCTCGTGACCAACCTGTTTACCGACCAGCCGGGTCTTCCGCACCATCTGCGGCTTCTGGAGCGGGCATTCCCGGAGCGACTGCTCCTACTTGCCGATGAGTCGCGCGGCAATCTCATCGCACTCGGGTTCGTGCGTGCGCAGGGGCGGCCGAGCTGGCGGACGCTGGAGCGGCGGGCAGGCGAGCTGGAAGCGCAGTACGGCGTGGAGTTTTCCCGGTTCGTGGAGCGTCTGAGGGAGCGCAATGCCCACGATTCCCGTCGCCTTTTCATCTGA